The Rana temporaria unplaced genomic scaffold, aRanTem1.1, whole genome shotgun sequence DNA segment gattaggggtgtacagaatggagattaggggtgtacagaggtggagattaggggtgtacagaggtGGATATTAGGGGTGTACCgagatggagattaggggtgtacagaggtggagattaggggtgtacgGAGGTGGAGATTAGGGGTGCATGgagatggagattaggggtgcacagaggtggagattaggggtgtacagagatggagattaggggtgtacagagatggagattaggggtgtacagagatgtagattaggggtgtacagaggtggagattaggggtgtacagagatggagattaggggtgtatagagatggagattaggggtgtatagagatggagattaggggtgtacagagatggagattaggggtgtacaaagatggagattaggggtgtacagaggtGAAGATTAGGGGTGTATAGAGATtaaggggtgtacagagatggagattaggggtgtacagaggtggagattaggggtgtacagagatggagattaggggtgtacagaaTGGAGATTAGGGGTTTACAGaatggagattaggggtgtacagagatggagattaggggtgtatagagatggagattaggggtgtacagaggtggagattaggggtgtacagagatggagattaggggtgtacagagatggagattaggggtgtacagagatggagattaggggtgtatAGAGATTAAGGGGTGTACAGAGATTTGAGGGTGGTTTAATATATTGTAACCCCCCCAGATGCCTCACCCGGTTCATTTTGATGAGCACACATGGCATTCCGTTGGCATATCCATAGGAGGTGTCATTGAGCCCAGAGCAGCTCCCCAGCAGGTCCCGGGTGAACCGACACGCCTGTTTGGGGATGGTGATGTTGTCCTGTCTGAAGTAGTCTTGAAATGGGCAGTCGATGCCCGTTATCTGCTGGGTGGATTGGTCATAACCTGCAGGAGAAGGTGAAGGTGTCACAGCAGGAAGGTTCTTCAGAAAGATGGAACATTAGATTGGACCTAGACTTTCAAGAAGTatcatggtgatggcagcagatGGGGGGCCAGGGATAGGcatgttggggggtggggggggggtgataagggGAAGGTGTCTCTGAGGGAAGGGGGATGGAGCTGGATGTAGATGatgtggaaggatggatggaggaccTCAGGATCAGAGGTAGGTAATATGGacagaggttgggcacagtgtgtGTTGGACCAATGGTGAGAGAGGTCAGATGTCATGGGTTGGGGTTAAGGTTGGAGGTCAGGTGTCTGGAGAGCGGTGTGAGGTCGGTGATGACCAATGGTGAGAGAGGTCAGATGTCATGGGTTGGGGTTAAGGTTGGAGGTCAGGTGTCTGGAGAGCGGTGTGAGGTCGGTGATAACCAATGGTGAGAGAGGTCAGATGTCATGGGTTGGGGTTGGAGGTCAGATGTATAAGAGATCTTTGTGGACTCACCTTTCAGGGCCGAATCGATTCCGTCAACATACTGCTTCCAGGTGGTGTTCTGTCCATTAAAGGTGATCTGTAGGGATGGTATGTTGGGTCTGATCATCAATCCTGGAAGAGGAGAGAGGTCACCGATCAATACAAGAAACATGTTCAGATGgtatgacaacaaatgttttctcCAATGACTGagaactcccctccccccattgaCTGACAGCCCCCTACTCCACCATGTTCTCCCCAATGACTGGCAGCCCCCCACTccaccatgtccccccacagagtGATGGTCCCCCTACTCCACCATGTTCTCCCCACAGAGTGATAGTCCCCTACTCCACTATGTCCTCCCCACAGAGTGATGGTCCCCCTACTCCACCATGTCCTCCCCACAGAGTGATGGTCCCCCTACTTCACCATGTCCTCCCCACAGAGTGATGGTCCCCCTACTCCACCATGTCCTCCCCACAGAGTGATGGTCCCCCTACTCCACCATGTCCTCCCCACAGACTGATGGTCCCCCTACTCCACCATGTCCTCCCCACAGACTGATGGTCCCCCTACTCCACCATGTCCTCCCCACAGAGTGATGGTCCCCCTACTCCACCATGTCCTCCCCACAGACTGATGGTCCCCCTACTCCACCATGTCCTCCCCACAGAGTGATTGTCCCCCTACTCCACCATGTCCTCCCCACAGACTGATGGTCCCCCTACTCCACCATGTCCTCCCCACAGAGTGATGGTCCCCCTACTTCACCATGTCCTCCCCACAGACTGATGGTCCCCCTAATCCACCATGTTCTCCCCACAGAGTGATGGTCTCCCTACTCTACCATGTCCTCTCCACAGACTGATGGTCCCCCTACTCCACCATGTCCTCCCCACAGACTGATGGTCCCCCTACTCCACCATGTCCTCCCCACAGAGTGATGGTCCCCCTACTTCACCATGTCCTCCCCACAGACTGATGGTCCCCCTAATCCACCATGTTCTCCCCACAGAGTGATGGTCTCCCTACTCTACCATGTCCTCTCCACAGACTGATGGTCCCCCTACTCCACCATGTTCTACCCACAGACTGATGGTCCCCATACTCCACCATGTCCTCCCAACAGAGTGATGGTCCCCCTACTCCACCATGTCCTCCCCACAGAGTGATGGTCCCCCTACTCCACCATGTCCTCCCCACAGAGTGATGGTCTCCCTACTCCACATGTCCTCCCCACAGAGTGATGGTCCCCCTACTCCACATGTCCTCCCCACAGAGTGATGGTCCCCCTACTCCACCATGTCCTCCCCACAGAGTGATGGTCCCCCTACTCCACCATGTTCTCCCCACAGAGTGATGGTCCCCCTACTCCACCATGTCCTCCCCACAGAGTGATGGTCCCCCTACTCCACCATGTCCTCCCCACAGAGTGATGGTCCCCCTACTCCACCATGTCCTCCCCACAGACTGATGGTCCCCCTACTTCACCATGTCCTCCTCAAAGACTGATGGTCCCCCTACTCCACCATGTTCTCCCCACAGAGTGATGGTCCCCCTACTCCACCATGTCCTCCCCACAGAGTGATGGTCCCCCTACTCCACCATGTCCTCCCCACAGAGTGATGGTCCCCCTACTCCACCATGTTCTCCCCACAGAGTGATGGTCCCCCTACTCCACCATGTCCTCCCCACAGAGTGATGGTCCCCCTACTCCACCATGTTCTCCCCACAGAGTGATTGTCCCCCTACTCCACCATGTCCTCCCCACAGAGTGATGGTCCCCATACTCCACCATGTCCTCCCCACAGACTGATGGTCCCCCTACTCCACCATGTCCTCCCCAAAGACTGATGGTCCCCCTACTCCACCATGTCCTCCCCAAAGACTGCTATGGTGGAACCCAACGTCCTTCTCCAGCCACCTGTGATGGTTTCTGAGGACCATGTGAAGGGGTCCAAATAGCAGGACTGAATAGAACTTTCATTGGCCACCGGCTATGGATTGGAAATAGAGGCAGCCCCCAGGGGAAATGGATGAGGGGCATTGGGGGAGGGGCGGTTTCTCTTACCTGGATATGGCAGTCGATCTTGATATTTCGGATAATTTTTGTCGATGGTTTGCAGCATCACATACAGGCAGAGAACGAAGATCGCCGAGAGGACGGCATAGAACACCACATAGAAGAGGATGATGAGCGCTGGGGGAACAAAGGAGCAATCAATTTGTCTCATTGGATGTGGAGAACCTCACTAATAACAAGGGGGGATCCACCCAATGGAGATGTGGGGTGCATAGAGGAGGAtccccctgatctgtgatgtgggGTGCATAGAGGGGGAtccccctgatctgtgatgtgggGTGCATAGAGGGGGATCCCCCTGAACGATAATGTGGGGTGCTGTAGAGGAGGAtccccctgatctgtgatgtgggGTGCTATAGAGGAGGAtccccctgatctgtgatgtAGGGAGCTGTAGAGGAGGAtccccctgatctgtgatgtgggGTGCTGTAGAGGAGGATCCCCCTGAACTGTGATGAGGGGAGCTGTAGAGGAGGATCCCCTGAACTGTGATGTGGGGAGCTGTAGAGGGGGAtccccctgatctgtgatgtgggGAGCTGTAGAGGGGGATCCCCTGAACTGTGATGTGGGGAGCTGTAGAGGAGGAtccccctgatctgtgatgtgggGAGCTGTAGAGGAGGAtccccctgatctgtgatgtgggGTGCTGTAGAGGGGGAtccccctgatctgtgatgtgggGTGCTGTAGAGGAGGATCCCCCTGATCCGTGATGTGGGGTGCTGTAGAGGGGGAtccccctgatctgtgatgtggggtgctgtagaggaggatccccctgatctgtgatgtggggtgctgtagaggaggatccccctgatctgtgatgtgggGTGCTGTAGAGGGGGAtccccctgatctgtgatgtggggtgctgtagaggaggatccccctgatctgtgatgtAGGGAGCTGTAGAGGAGGAtccccctgatctgtgatgtgggGTGCTGTAGAGGGGGAtccccctgatctgtgatgtgggGTGCTGTAGAGGGGGAtccccctgatctgtgatgtgggGAGCTGTAGAGGAGGAtccccctgatctgtgatgtgggGTGCTGTAGAGGGGGAtccccctgatctgtgatgtggggtgctgtagaggaggatccccctgatctgtgatgtgggGTGCTGTAGAGGAGGATCCCCCTGATCTGAGATGTGGGGTGCTGTAGAGGAGGAtccccctgatctgtgatgtgggGTGCTGTAGAGGAGAAtccccctgatctgtgatgtgggGAGCTGTAGAGGAGGAtccccctgatctgtgatgtgggGTGCTGTAGAGGGGGAtccccctgatctgtgatgtgggATGCTGTAGAGGAGGAtccccctgatctgtgatgtgggGAGCTGTAGAGGAGGAtccccctgatctgtgatgtggggtgctgtagaggaggatccccctgatctgtgatgtAGGGAGCTGTAGAGGAGGAtccccctgatctgtgatgtgggGTGCTGTAGAGGAGGATCCCCCTGAACTGTGATGAGGGGAGCTGTAGAGGAGGATCCCCTGAACTGTGATGTGGGGAGCTGTAGAGGGGGATCCCCCTGATCTGTTATGTGGGGTGCTGTAGAGGAGGAtccccctgatctgtgatgtggggtgctgtagaggaggatccccctgatctgtgatgtAGGGAGCTGTAGAGGAGGAtccccctgatctgtgatgtggggtgctgtagaggaggatccccctgatctgtgatgtggggtgctgtagaggaggatccccctgatctgtgatgtggggtgctgtagaggaggatccccctgatctgtgatgtAGGGAGCTGTAGAGGAGGAtccccctgatctgtgatgtggggtgctgtagaggaggatccccctgatctgtgatgtAGGGAGCTGTAGAGGAGGAtccccctgatctgtgatgtAGGGAGCTGTAGAGGAGGAtccccctgatctgtgatgtgggGTGCTGTAGAGGGGGAtccccctgatctgtgatgtgggGAGCTGTAGAGGAGGAtccccctgatctgtgatgtgggGTGCTGTAGAGGGAGAtccccctgatctgtgatgtggggtgctgtagaggaggatccccctgatctgtgatgtgggGTGCTGTAGAGGAGGATCCCCCTGATCTGAGATGTGGGGTGCTGTAGAGGAGGAtccccctgatctgtgatgtgggGTGCTGTAGAGGAGAAtccccctgatctgtgatgtgggGAGCTGTAGAGGAGGAtccccctgatctgtgatgtgggGTGCTGTAGAGGGGGAtccccctgatctgtgatgtgggATGCTGTAGAGGAGGAtccccctgatctgtgatgtgggGAGCTGTAGAGGAGGAtccccctgatctgtgatgtggggtgctgtagaggaggatccccctgatctgtgatgtAGGGAGCTGTAGAGGAGGAtccccctgatctgtgatgtgggGTGCTGTAGAGGAGGATCCCCCTGAACTGTGATGAGGGGAGCTGTAGAGGAGGATCCCCTGAACTGTGATGTGGGGAGCTGTAGAGGGGGATCCCCCTGATCTGTTATGTGGGGTGCTGTAGAGGAGGAtccccctgatctgtgatgtggggtgctgtagaggaggatccccctgatctgtgatgtTGGGTGCTGTAGAGGAGGAtccccctgatctgtgatgtAGGGAGCTGTAGAGGAGGAtccccctgatctgtgatgtggggtgctgtagaggaggatccccctgatctgtgatgtggggtgctgtagaggaggatccccctgatctgtgatgtAGGGAGCTGTAGAGGAGGAtccccctgatctgtgatgtggggtgctgtagaggaggatccccctgatctgtgatgtggggtgctgtagaggaggatccccctgatctgtgatgtggggtgctgtagaggaggatccccctgatctgtgatgtAGGGAGCTGTAGAGGAGGAtccccctgatctgtgatgtAGGGAGCTGTAGAGGGGGAtccccctgatctgtgatgtgggGTGCTGTAGAGGGGGAtccccctgatctgtgatgtgggGAGCTGTAGAGGGGGAtccccctgatctgtgatgtggggtgctgtagaggaggatccccctgatcggtgatgtggggtgctgtagaggaggatccccctgatctgtgatgtgggGTGCTGTAGAGGAGAAtccccctgatctgtgatgtggggtgctgtagaggaggatccccctgatctgtgatgtAGGGAGCTGTAGAGGGGGATCCCCCTGATCGGTGATGTGGGGTGCTGTAGAGGAGGAGGTCAGTATACAAATAATAAGAGTGTTGTAGATGGGGGTCCCACCCTCTGTTGCCCCCATTACCCCATCCATATTAAGGTGCCCCCCCCCATAGATCCCCCTCACCCCTCTTCTCTTACCCCAGCTGGTACCGGTGCGTCCCATAAATTCCCGAGTCTTGGGGTTCCACATAAACTCCTTAATCTCATCCAAGACCTTCCTCCAGGACCTGTTCATGGTGAGGGTTGCCATCTTGCCCGACCTGTTCTGTGCTCCTTCTGATCCTGGCACCGCACCCCACCTGCCTTATAATCCTCTCCCGGGACACGCCCCCCTCATTAATATTCATGAGCTGCCCTCACTCACCTGGGTGGAGGTGTTAGACCGGTATAatgggtcacccccccccacagagtaTTCTCCTCATTTATAACGTTCTGTTCTTCTCTATATCTCCTGATTGTatacaaagggccggattcacagacatcgtagcgtatctcttttgcgctacgccgacgcaacgcagagaggcaagcatggaattcacaaagcactcgctcccaacgttgcgccggcgtaacgtaaatttgtaggcgtaagcccgcctaattcaaagtaggtggaagtgggcgcgatacatttaaatgaagcgtgaccccatccAAATGATGggtcaaacgaacggcgcatgcgctgttccgtggatgcatcccagtgtgcatgctcagaatgacgtcagaattactccctaagatacgttgaatcactgcctacgacgtgaacgtaacctacgcccagccctattcacgtcctactatgtaaacgacgtaaaatacgacggctgttccctggtccattcctttgcatgagttgcgcctcctatgtggggaataactttacgccgaacgtacgacttacgtaaaccgtgtatattaatgtgccgggcgcaagtacgttcgtgaatcggcatatctccctcatttgcatattcgaatcgtaaatcaatgggagcgccgagATTCCCTgccctccccccgccccccctgagTGACCagcagccccgccccctcctgcagCAATAATACACCAAAAATATTATTGTTTCTCCTCGCCGCCGATCGTTCTGTTTTCTGTCCAAACAAACAATTTCCTCCTAAAACTGAAACAATGAAACGATTCACACCGGTACTGACCGGATCCCACCCACCCCCACCGCCGTACAGCGCCACCGTCTACGTCAGAGATAcatccataataataataatagtgtgtgactgtgggggaggggatattagagtgtaagctcctctgtacagagactgatgtgatgtgagggggaggggacattagagtgtaagctcctctggtttcAGGTAGGGTGATACCGTTGGATAGGTGGGTCAGTTTCGGGGGTCTCCATACAATGGAgctcagtggggggaggggaggggacattagagtgtaagctcctctgtacagagactgatgtgatgtgaggggaggggacattagagtgtaagctcctctggtttcAGGTAGAGTGATACCGTTGGATAAGTGGGTCATTTTCGGGGGTCTCCATACAATGGAgctcagtggggggaggggacattagagtgtaagctcctctggtttcAGGTAGGGTGATACCGTTGGATAGGTGGGTCAGTTTCGGGGGTCTCCATACAATGGATCCcggtggggtgggggaggggacattagagtgtaagctcctctggtttcAGGTAGAGTGATACCGTTGGATAGGTGGGTCAGTTTCGGGGGTCTCCATACAATGGATCCcggcggtggggggaggggacattagagtgtaagctcctctgtacagagactgatgtgactgtgtgggggaggggacattagagtgtaagctcctctggtttcATGTAGAGTGATACCGTTGGATAAGTGGGTCATTTTCGGGGGTCTCCATACAATGGAGctcggtggggggaggggaggggacattagagtgtaagctcctctggtttcAGGCAGGGTGATACCGTTGGATCGGTGGGTCAGTTTCGGGGGTCTCCATACAATGGAGctcggtgggggagggggggggacattagagtgtaagctcctctggtttcAGGCAGAGTGATACCGTTGGATCGGTGGGTCAGTTTCGGGGGTCTCCATACAATGGATCCCGGCGGTGGGAGGGGATTCT contains these protein-coding regions:
- the LOC120922738 gene encoding sodium/potassium-transporting ATPase subunit beta-2-like; its protein translation is MATLTMNRSWRKVLDEIKEFMWNPKTREFMGRTGTSWALIILFYVVFYAVLSAIFVLCLYVMLQTIDKNYPKYQDRLPYPGLMIRPNIPSLQITFNGQNTTWKQYVDGIDSALKGYDQSTQQITGIDCPFQDYFRQDNITIPKQACRFTRDLLGSCSGLNDTSYGYANGMPCVLIKMNRVVKFFPEIIPSLSNTSITIKCTSKDDNLLGNITYFPSITNQSLGSIDLKYYPYYGQQAQPTYTQPFVAVQFTNLTKNVDHNVQCLVNAANIATDNDRDKFQGRVYFTVRSNS